In Desulfobacterales bacterium, the genomic stretch ATCAGCGATAACTGCCCGCCACTTATCCGGCAGGCATTCGGCGATTATCGTGATAATGCCTTTTTCCTTATTGGCCGAGACCGCATTGATTAAGATATTAAAAAGCGCTCTATCGCATAATCCCTTATCTGCATAGATTTCGCAAGGTTCCTCAGGAATGTGGGTGTCGAATTCAAGTAAACCGTGCTGAGTCTCCAGCCGTTCAATAAGCTCCCCGAGCATCTGGTTGGCCTCTACCTCCTTAAAGCTCGGAACCGCCGGCTGGGCGAATGTCAAAAAATCTTCAATCAGCTTGTTTAGCTGGGTTATTTCCTCCTCAATATAGCCCACCAGATTATCATTGTTTTCAGCGGACGGAATGCGCCGCTTGAGCACATCCAGAGTGCTTTTCATAATGCCCAGGGGATTTTTGACTTCATGGGCCACCATCATGGAAAACTTCCCCATTTCCGCCAGTATCTGCTGCCGGGCCATCTTCATATGCGCATTTTCAATCGCCTGGCGGTTTTTTTCAATGGAATCGAGCATGGAATTAAATGCAACGCCCACTTCCCGGGTCTCCGGTACACTGCCAGGCCGGAGCCGGATATGCAGCTCTCCGCAACTTACCCGCTGTGCGGCATCGGAGAGGTTCTTTAAAGGCGCCACGATGGATCGGGAAATATAGTAAAAAAGAATCACACAGATCAAGGCCAGGCCTGCGGCGACCCAGAAAAAAAGCGTCTGGATGTCTTCCAGAATCTGTTTAATCCCGGATGTACTGTAAATAATTTTTACTGATCCGATATTCTTTTCAGCCTCAGATGTATCGCTGATCTCGAAAAGCCGATTATATTCCGGATTGGTTTTTAAGCGTACAGGCTTTTCAATATCATGCAGTGGCCCCTTGATCTGCTTGGCCTTTTTTGCGAGAATCCCCGAACGGCTGCTGCTGATGGTTACTTCGGCCACGTCCTGTTCAGCAATCAAATTGCCGGCCAGATCTTCAAGCATATCCGGCTCATCAATAAGTATCCCCAATTCTGAGTTCATCGCCAGATACCGGGCCAAAAAATCCATTCGCCCATGAAATCGGTCAAAGGCAAAATCCTGAAAAATTTTTACCCCGATAAACCCCAGCAAAAATGCCGTGATACACAAAACCATGACGGCGGCAATAACCAGCCGGGCATGTATACCCAAGCTTTTCATGGCTGCACCTTAATCATCGGAGGGGGGTTTTCAGGCAGCTCTGTTTCCAACCGCTTGCATACCCGCTTATTCAACCACACCTCATATGCCGGGGTTTGCCTGCCGCAAGGCTTCCCCTGATATAGATCCGCCACCATGGCACCAGTTTGCCGGCCGATCTGATGAAAATCAAAAACAAATGACAGGCAGGCCCCGCTTTCATAAAAAAATTTATTATAACCTATAACAGATTTCCCCTGCACAAGGCAGGTTTTAATCACATAGTGGATAATGGTTTCAGAAATCACCGTCTGGTCCGGGATCATCCATAGGCAATCAATCGAATCCAGGTGGGCCCGAAGTATCTCGGAAATACTCTGGCGGGAATTGACTCGCAAAGGCTTAATTAAAATTCCCAATGAAGCGGCCGCGGCTTGCGCCGCTTCATAAAAAGCTTCATTATGAGCCGGATCGTAAATTATGCCGATACGCTCAATACCGGGCAAACCCTGATGGATTCGCCGGACTTGCTCGGCGGGAGGGATATTCAAAGGCACGCCGCACTGTTCGCGATCCAGTGCTGAAATATTTTTTTCCGGATTGCGCACGACGGAATATATTTTCCCCCCATCCGCAGCGGGCAGACGGTTCCAAAGCAATTCCGCGGCTTCCGGTCCGATTGCCAGAAAAATGCGGTAGCCGCCGTCACCAAATTTCGCCAGCGCCTGATCCTGGCGCGCCTCATCCATTTGATCCAGAAAATAAGTTTCCGCAGCAGCCCCCGGGATATCTTTAAAGACGCTGCGGATGCCTTCCAAAACCTCAATAAACGGGCGAATCTGCCGTGAAACAACAATGGCCGTCTTTCCTGACATGGCCGGACCAGCCGCTGAGGCCGCTGGAAGCGCCAGGATCATAATGAGACTAAAAATCAGGTGACGGTAAAATTTCACGGCGCATTCTAAATTTCTTCAAGTCATCCTCTTTTGCCGTCAGACAGCCGAAGGTATCGGTCAATTATCAATTCCCGACGGTTTTATGGCTCCGAATCCAGGATGCCCTTCATTTGTTTTTTGAATTCACTGGTTACCGCATCCACATCCGCCAGACTCGTAATGACCTGTGGCGAGATGAAAATAATCAGCTCGGTCTTGGAGACCGAATCCGTAGACTTTCCGAAAATATATTTTAATATTGGGATATCGACAAACCATGGTGTGCCTGATCTGCTGTCGGTTTGCGTCTCTTTAATCAATCCGCCGATAACGATAGTCTGGCCGCTTTTCACAGAAAGCGTCGTCCGGGCCCGGCGCTTAAAAAAAGAGGGAAAGGTTTGCCCGCCCACACTCACATTCTCTGCCAGTTCACTGACTTCCTGCTCAATATCCATCGTAACCAGGCCGACTTCATTGATATGAGGGGTCACGGAAAGCATCACGCCTGTATCCCGATACTCTATATTGGTCGATACCACAGGGTTATCCCCTGATGTGTATTCAAACTCGGAGCTGGCCACAGGCACCTCGGTTGAAATGTCAATTTGGGCATTCTGGCTGTTGGATGCAAGAATGGTGGGGGATGAGAGAATATTTACCATATTTTTTGAAGCCAAAGCTGACAGGGCCGAAGTCCACCGATCGATCTCGCCGATCGTATACTTAAAGCCATTGGCTCCGGCCGAGGCACTCAGCAGACTGGTGCCGGGAGTTCCTCCCTCTCCCTTCACGTAAGACCACTCCACCCCCATTTCGGTTTTGTCATCAAGATTTACCTCAGCAATGGTCATTTTGATTAAAACCTGCCTGGGCAGGACATCAATTTTTTTCAAAAGCTCTGAAATCAGTGCATAATCCGGGGGAATCGCTTCAATAATCAGCGAATTGCGGGTTTCATCCGCAACAATCTTGACATGATCGCGCAGTGTATTGGAGTAAGCGATCTCCTGGGCGGGCTTTTGAGCTTCTGACTCCTGGCCCGAAGATTGATTATAATCGGCATCGGCATCGGCATCACTCCTATCACCTTTGGCTTTTACCGTCTCCGCCGCATCCCGCTTTTCCCGCTTAGCATCCGCCGCAAACGGATTGCCTGATATGCCGGCAGATTCGCCCGGCCCTTCGGCCCTTTTCTCAGAACGAAACACTTCATTGAGCAAATCCGCAATTTCTCCGGCTTGGCCATTTTTGACAGAATAGACGTAAATCTGGGACGACATGCCTTTTCTGGGGACATCAAGCTGTTCAATAAACTGTTCAACGGATTGAAAGGTGTCTTCGGCCGGACTTATCAACAGAATGCTGTTCAACCGTTGGATGGGGATAAACATTGTATTTGAGGATTTATTTTTATTAATTGGCGACTGAAAAATCTTTTCCAGCACATCCGCCATCTCCTTGGCGTCCATATGGTCGAGGGGATAAAACGCATAATCGATTTGCTCGAAAAAATCGACATCAAAGGCATTAACCAGGCGCAAAATCTTTTCAATGTTGTCACGGTAATCGACAACAATCAAAGTATTGGTTTCCGATTGGGCAAGGATCTCACCCGCCTTGCTGGTAAAAGGCTTCAATAATTTCAATATTTCATCAGATTTGATGCTGTTTAACGGGATAATTTGAACAATCACCCCGCCCCTGGTTTTTTCGGCATCCAGGTCGCGCCCCACATTCGAAAAAAGGGGCAGGCGGGTGAGGTCTTCTGCGGATACGATATGAAAATATTCGCCGCGTTTTACCGCTGTTAATCCATTGATCTCCAATAATTGATAGAAAACCGGCCACAATTCAGACCGGTCTAATTTGCCGGCGCTGTGTATCGTAACCTTTCCTTTCACCGGTGCATCCAGAATGTAATTAATCTCCAGAATCTGTGAAAAATGGCGGACCACCTCAATCAATTCAGCCTCTTCAAAGTTTAACAGGAATTTTTTTTCACCCGATTGCTGCCGTTGAGAAAAATGGACCGGCGCATCCGAATTGGATTTTTCATCTTCCGCGGATGCTTTAATACGAGATTCAGCGGACGTTTCGCCATCCGGGCTTGATTGCTGCCGCCTCGGCTCGCCGCCCCCTAAAGGGGGCTCAGATGGGTCAGGGGCGGAGACCAAAGCATCACTTTGAACTGTCGATACAGTCTCCTCCCCTTTGCCCGGAGCCAGGTCCCGATCCTGAGAGGAGACTTCCTCAGCGTCTCCGCCCACTTCTATCTGGAAATCCCTCTTTTGTGGCCCGCTTTGGGTGGCGCAACCACTCATCAAAGCGAACACCATTGCAATAAAAATAATCGGAAGTCGTCTTTTTGCGTCGCTTTTCAATGCCATCGGTTATCTTATCCTTCGCTTGATTTTGCCAAGTGGGGTGTCGATTATTTTATATTTTCCATCTTCGCTGATTTCAACCTCTTGCTCTTGCTGCTGTCCGTTTTCGGCGTTATCTGAATCTTTTGCTTCACCGCCACCTTTGCCAGACACGCTGACCTCCACATCTTTATCCTTTTTATAAAGATGCAATTCATGGGATTCTGATTGTATGGATACAACAACAAAATCCTCATGAATTGCCTCGATTCTGACCCGATTGGCCTCATCCGGCGGGCCGATGGTATCGCCTTTTTTCAGCCACTTATAAGGCCTATCCGCATCATCGGCAAAGGGGTTGTTGATCAAGACGGCCTGGTACTGATCAGTGAAAATAACCCCATAGAGATCAATCTTTACCAGTTTACGAGGGCTTTTCTTTTCCGGCCTGGATTCCTTACGGCGCTCTTCTGCCGGGTCGATTACCGGGCCCTGACGATCCGGCGAAAATAAATTTTTTTCAGCTATCGTACTGTAGGCTTTTGCGGCCTTAATGCGCTCTTTCTGTTTAACCCTGACTTTTTCAGCAACAGGATCCGCATCAGTCGCCTCCGCCTTTTCCCCTTTTGCTTCCGGGCTCTGAGCTTCAACCGGCAGCCCCGTGCCTGACTGCCAAACCGCATGGATTTCAGTGCATACCATGATAATACCGATGATCAACAGCCCATTAATCAACCAAATCTTATGGCGAATCCTTATAACCATTTAAATTAGCTACCCATTTTCCTTCATGAGTCCGGTAACGGTCAGCCTCGCATAAACCCCGTCATCGCTGCCTTTAACTTTCCTTGGCTTTACCTGTGCGTCTTTAACCACCATATACCGGGAATGTCCCTCAATACCATACAGAATATGCCTTAACTGATCAATCTCGGCCAATATGACAAACCGGACCGGAATTTCGACATAAGGAACATTTTCGAACGTGTTGACCGATAGCACTTCAACGGACTCGATCTGCGCCCCGTTTTTTTCGGAAATTTCCCTTAATATTTTCTGAATCGAAACGGCTGCCAGTGAAGGGGTTTTACCTGTGAAAAGCTGAGATTCCAGTTCGCTCAGCTTTTTTTCCAAGGTGCTCAGCCGCGATTTCATCGCATTTATTTTCTGCAGCTGCTTGTTATATTGCAATATCTGGTTCTGTTGTGCTTCCAGGTCAGTGCCACCGGGCCAGAGATCGCCCACCAGCGGATAAAAACGATATATTGCGCCGAATACCAGCAATATTGCGCCGAATACCAGTAAATTTCGTTTTCGTTTATCCATCTATTGGTCTGCTCGTATCGTCTTCAAATTCACTCTGATTCAATTTCAACCCCGATGTGAAACCGTTCCTTGCCTTTTCCGATTTTGCGGATGGTTGATAAGAAACTGGCATTGTCAAACAGGACAGACCCCTCCAGCAAGGAGATCAGCTTTGAAGCCGAATCCGAGGAGCCTTGAATTTTAATTTCACTTTCGGAACAATTAAATTCATGTATCCATGAATCCCGGGGAATTATATCACTCAGTTCGGTCAATATTTCGATCAACGGGGCCCTTCCGGAAAAATCATTTAGAAAACGCAAATCTGATGCGATCCGATCATATTTCTTTTGAATCTGACCGGCGGCTTCGATTTTCTGCCTGAGCCTTCCGGCTTTTGCCTCCAATTCATCCATGGCCGATTTTTTTTGGTAAAAAAGGCTGCCCCCATAAAACATGGCGCATATCACCAGCATGCCCGCCAAGCCGATCATGATATAAAATCCGGTTCTGCCGCTCTTTTTCTTGAGTGCATCCGGCAGCAGATTGATCTCATTGGGGGCTGTTCCGAAAGCATCGACGCCAAGGCCATAGGCGGTGATATATTGCGCATCAGGCAGACTGATAGCATTCAGATCAATGGGGGCCGCCGACAAATTAATATCGGCAAGCAGCCTTTCAGCAGTCGCCGGCAGCTCCGAGAACGGATAATAACACTTATCGAATGGCCCGTCGACGGTGCCCATCTCCCCGAGACCAGCCTGAACAGCCTTTTTGGCAGACACCGGAGCCGACGTGCCAATTTTGACCATATG encodes the following:
- the gspD gene encoding type II secretion system secretin GspD — its product is MALKSDAKRRLPIIFIAMVFALMSGCATQSGPQKRDFQIEVGGDAEEVSSQDRDLAPGKGEETVSTVQSDALVSAPDPSEPPLGGGEPRRQQSSPDGETSAESRIKASAEDEKSNSDAPVHFSQRQQSGEKKFLLNFEEAELIEVVRHFSQILEINYILDAPVKGKVTIHSAGKLDRSELWPVFYQLLEINGLTAVKRGEYFHIVSAEDLTRLPLFSNVGRDLDAEKTRGGVIVQIIPLNSIKSDEILKLLKPFTSKAGEILAQSETNTLIVVDYRDNIEKILRLVNAFDVDFFEQIDYAFYPLDHMDAKEMADVLEKIFQSPINKNKSSNTMFIPIQRLNSILLISPAEDTFQSVEQFIEQLDVPRKGMSSQIYVYSVKNGQAGEIADLLNEVFRSEKRAEGPGESAGISGNPFAADAKREKRDAAETVKAKGDRSDADADADYNQSSGQESEAQKPAQEIAYSNTLRDHVKIVADETRNSLIIEAIPPDYALISELLKKIDVLPRQVLIKMTIAEVNLDDKTEMGVEWSYVKGEGGTPGTSLLSASAGANGFKYTIGEIDRWTSALSALASKNMVNILSSPTILASNSQNAQIDISTEVPVASSEFEYTSGDNPVVSTNIEYRDTGVMLSVTPHINEVGLVTMDIEQEVSELAENVSVGGQTFPSFFKRRARTTLSVKSGQTIVIGGLIKETQTDSRSGTPWFVDIPILKYIFGKSTDSVSKTELIIFISPQVITSLADVDAVTSEFKKQMKGILDSEP
- a CDS encoding PilN domain-containing protein; the protein is MFNPFSIGVSLEPGRVSAVLLKEGLFGVKPIDCKSREVPENYGPRETVGIINGLLQEMVDRNKVRYASVCLGLPEDMVTFRFIEMPSAVKENLKGALGYELDKYVPFLPEAVYYDCQIVDEDKEKAIIKVLLLVVKKSLLAPFLEVGIGESVSLSRIEIAAAAVGSFLFHRGGRGKTGALCVLTVSGSHVVFSAVEKGRLKHMVKIGTSAPVSAKKAVQAGLGEMGTVDGPFDKCYYPFSELPATAERLLADINLSAAPIDLNAISLPDAQYITAYGLGVDAFGTAPNEINLLPDALKKKSGRTGFYIMIGLAGMLVICAMFYGGSLFYQKKSAMDELEAKAGRLRQKIEAAGQIQKKYDRIASDLRFLNDFSGRAPLIEILTELSDIIPRDSWIHEFNCSESEIKIQGSSDSASKLISLLEGSVLFDNASFLSTIRKIGKGKERFHIGVEIESE
- the gspM gene encoding type II secretion system protein GspM → MDKRKRNLLVFGAILLVFGAIYRFYPLVGDLWPGGTDLEAQQNQILQYNKQLQKINAMKSRLSTLEKKLSELESQLFTGKTPSLAAVSIQKILREISEKNGAQIESVEVLSVNTFENVPYVEIPVRFVILAEIDQLRHILYGIEGHSRYMVVKDAQVKPRKVKGSDDGVYARLTVTGLMKENG
- a CDS encoding HAMP domain-containing sensor histidine kinase, with the translated sequence MKSLGIHARLVIAAVMVLCITAFLLGFIGVKIFQDFAFDRFHGRMDFLARYLAMNSELGILIDEPDMLEDLAGNLIAEQDVAEVTISSSRSGILAKKAKQIKGPLHDIEKPVRLKTNPEYNRLFEISDTSEAEKNIGSVKIIYSTSGIKQILEDIQTLFFWVAAGLALICVILFYYISRSIVAPLKNLSDAAQRVSCGELHIRLRPGSVPETREVGVAFNSMLDSIEKNRQAIENAHMKMARQQILAEMGKFSMMVAHEVKNPLGIMKSTLDVLKRRIPSAENNDNLVGYIEEEITQLNKLIEDFLTFAQPAVPSFKEVEANQMLGELIERLETQHGLLEFDTHIPEEPCEIYADKGLCDRALFNILINAVSANKEKGIITIIAECLPDKWRAVIADQGPGIAEADMEKIFEPFYSTRSKGSGLGLTFATQVVKAHGGVVYADNYIKGGAVFTVEIPRNKSENPIL
- a CDS encoding ABC transporter substrate binding protein, with product MSGKTAIVVSRQIRPFIEVLEGIRSVFKDIPGAAAETYFLDQMDEARQDQALAKFGDGGYRIFLAIGPEAAELLWNRLPAADGGKIYSVVRNPEKNISALDREQCGVPLNIPPAEQVRRIHQGLPGIERIGIIYDPAHNEAFYEAAQAAAASLGILIKPLRVNSRQSISEILRAHLDSIDCLWMIPDQTVISETIIHYVIKTCLVQGKSVIGYNKFFYESGACLSFVFDFHQIGRQTGAMVADLYQGKPCGRQTPAYEVWLNKRVCKRLETELPENPPPMIKVQP